Proteins co-encoded in one Ziziphus jujuba cultivar Dongzao chromosome 9, ASM3175591v1 genomic window:
- the LOC132799483 gene encoding probable inactive chitinase-like protein LaCIC — MTKMKFWGLTIISLLFSIHGSLAEQCGSHVGGATCPGGLCCSKYGWCGTTPEYCTNGCQSQCYAGGGSGSGGGGGGGGGRGRGGFGNIPISRSTFDEILKHRNDCPSRGFYTYDAFIAAARAFPGFGTTGDEATRKREIAAFLGQTSHETSGGWDSAPDGRYAWGYCYVSEANDGSDYCSTESNYPCAFGRKYFGRGPIQVSWNYNYGECGRAIGVDLLNNPDLVATDAVISFKTAIWFWMTPQWPKPSSHDVITERWTPSGADSDAGRVLGYGLITNIINGGFECGKGRNDEMEDRIGFYKRYCDQLGVGYGDNLDCYNQRPFG; from the exons ATGACCAAAATGAAGTTCTGGGGCTTGACAATAATTTCCCTGTTGTTTTCCATCCACGGAAGCCTAGCAGAGCAATGTGGAAGTCACGTTGGAGGTGCTACGTGCCCTGGAGGGCTTTGCTGCAGCAAGTATGGGTGGTGTGGCACTACACCTGAATATTGCACCAATGGTTGCCAAAGCCAATGCTATGCTGGCGGTGGCAGTGGCAGTGGCGGTGGCGGTGGCGGTGGCGGTGGCCGTGGCCGCGGCGGTTTCGGTAATATCCCGATCTCAAGGTCCACTTTTGATGAGATTCTTAAGCATCGGAATGACTGCCCCAGCAGGGGCTTTTATACCTACGATGCTTTCATTGCTGCTGCCAGAGCCTTCCCTGGCTTTGGTACCACCGGTGATGAAGCCACCAGGAAAAGAGAGATCGCTGCTTTCTTAGGCCAAACTTCCCATGAAACTAGTG GAGGATGGGATTCTGCACCTGATGGCAGATACGCTTGGGGATACTGCTATGTTAGCGAGGCAAATGATGGAAGTGATTACTGTTCTACTGAGTCCAACTATCCATGTGCTTTCGGACGCAAATATTTTGGCCGTGGTCCTATTCAAGTTTCATG gaATTACAACTATGGTGAGTGTGGAAGAGCCATTGGAGTAGATTTATTGAACAACCCAGACCTTGTTGCTACCGACGCTGTCATTTCATTCAAGACGGCAATCTGGTTCTGGATGACTCCACAATGGCCAAAACCCTCCTCCCACGATGTTATAACAGAGAGATGGACTCCCTCGGGAGCTGACTCTGATGCGGGTCGAGTTCTGGGTTATGGTTTGATCACAAACATCATCAATGGTGGGTTTGAATGTGGAAAAGGTAGGAACGATGAGATGGAGGATCGCATTGGATTCTATAAGAGATACTGCGATCAACTTGGTGTTGGATATGGAGATAACCTCGACTGTTACAACCAGAGGCCTTTTGGGTGA